In Mongoliitalea daihaiensis, one DNA window encodes the following:
- a CDS encoding MFS transporter — protein MTSGNKKKLLISISFIAFISLGLPDGLLGIAWPFISDKIGIPLEKLGLILMAFVAGYLTASLSNSKISAYVSLGWLLSLSCMLTGVSLIAFTWVGGLFFLLLAAYFLGTGGGAIDTSLNIFASANFSPSVVNWLHAFYGIGATSGPLLLTYLFTQGDSWTMGYFIVGGIQIGLGIVFLSTIKLWKSQASAAQDTKAGSFRESIQQPMAFLSILVFFLYTGFEIGVGQWLYTILTQSRGIAEDTGGLWVSTYWGSLTLGRIFFGFVLRKSSTSKVLSLGTIGIVLGSMMLYWDVNANLSFFSVALIGLSCAPIFPSMIALASTLFQPKFAPTLISFQISAAMVGGALLPASSGLLAEYFGLEIISFSFAIQAILLALTYALIYRFKKRNALTD, from the coding sequence ATGACATCTGGGAATAAAAAAAAGCTGCTCATCAGTATCTCTTTTATTGCGTTTATCAGCTTGGGTTTGCCCGATGGTCTCTTAGGGATTGCTTGGCCTTTCATCAGTGATAAAATCGGTATTCCTTTAGAAAAACTTGGATTAATACTCATGGCCTTCGTGGCTGGTTATTTGACTGCAAGCTTAAGTAACTCCAAAATTAGCGCTTACGTATCCTTGGGTTGGTTACTTTCGCTCAGCTGCATGCTTACAGGTGTAAGTTTGATCGCTTTCACCTGGGTTGGAGGATTATTTTTTTTACTGCTTGCAGCCTACTTCTTGGGTACTGGAGGAGGGGCGATTGACACTTCCCTAAATATTTTTGCCTCTGCTAATTTCTCTCCAAGTGTAGTCAACTGGCTGCATGCTTTTTATGGCATTGGGGCAACCTCAGGCCCCCTTTTATTAACCTATTTATTTACCCAAGGAGACTCGTGGACAATGGGTTACTTCATTGTCGGAGGGATTCAAATCGGATTGGGGATTGTTTTTCTTTCAACCATTAAACTTTGGAAAAGTCAAGCCTCTGCAGCCCAAGACACCAAAGCTGGAAGTTTCCGCGAAAGCATCCAACAGCCTATGGCTTTTCTAAGCATATTGGTGTTTTTTCTATATACGGGATTTGAAATAGGGGTAGGACAATGGCTGTATACCATCCTGACCCAGTCTCGAGGGATTGCTGAAGACACTGGCGGACTATGGGTAAGTACCTATTGGGGAAGCTTGACACTTGGGAGGATATTTTTCGGGTTTGTCTTGCGGAAATCCAGCACCTCAAAAGTTCTAAGTCTTGGCACTATTGGAATTGTTTTGGGAAGTATGATGCTGTATTGGGATGTGAATGCCAATTTAAGTTTTTTCTCAGTAGCCTTGATCGGACTCAGTTGTGCACCCATTTTCCCTTCTATGATTGCCTTAGCATCTACGCTGTTTCAGCCAAAGTTCGCTCCTACCTTGATCAGCTTCCAGATTTCTGCTGCGATGGTTGGAGGAGCTCTTTTACCTGCAAGTTCAGGCCTTTTAGCAGAATATTTTGGATTGGAAATCATCTCCTTTTCATTTGCTATTCAAGCAATTTTATTAGCACTTACGTATGCCCTAATTTATCGCTTCAAAAAAAGAAACGCACTCACAGATTAA
- a CDS encoding DoxX family membrane protein, whose product MNDKLNFNQIQLVSLVLLRILIGWHFLYEGVIKLYSPSWTAKGYLLSATYMEGFFGWLASDSMISFTDTLNIAALIFVGVSLLLGFKSSWGSIIGIALLIFYYLAHPPFPGYPLGPSEGSYWIINKNLIEAAALFVIFLFPTSSFVGLDRLFVKKEINPSTT is encoded by the coding sequence ATGAACGATAAACTCAATTTCAATCAAATTCAGCTAGTCAGTTTAGTCCTGCTAAGGATATTAATCGGCTGGCATTTTCTCTATGAAGGAGTCATCAAATTGTATAGTCCCTCTTGGACTGCAAAAGGCTACTTACTTAGCGCGACCTACATGGAAGGTTTTTTTGGCTGGCTTGCCTCAGACTCAATGATTTCTTTCACAGATACGCTAAACATCGCTGCTTTGATCTTTGTAGGCGTAAGTCTACTATTAGGCTTCAAAAGTAGTTGGGGTAGTATCATTGGAATCGCATTATTGATTTTTTATTATCTAGCCCACCCACCTTTTCCAGGCTATCCATTAGGGCCTAGCGAAGGAAGCTATTGGATCATCAATAAAAACCTGATCGAAGCAGCTGCCTTGTTTGTCATATTCCTCTTTCCAACTTCCTCATTTGTTGGCTTAGACCGGCTATTTGTCAAAAAAGAAATCAATCCTTCCACAACCTAA
- a CDS encoding DMT family transporter codes for MVRVSSSKAVSGYIMALTAAVLWGISGTVAQFLFEQKSIAPDWLVTWRMLIAGIILLSYGFSKAGADIQHIWKKPKDGLELFLFGAIGMVTVQYTYFYSISLSNAATATILQYVGPVFVVAFYAIKYRRWPTWREYAALVLASVGIFLLVTHGTIESLVISKDAIIWGILSALALAFYTIQPVQLLQRFSSNTVTAWGMLIGGVTFALYTQPWYWSGIWDIETYLAVGFIIVFGTVIPFSIFLHSLNLIGAQTASLLCSVEPLSAAITAVVWLGILFTGMDWLGTILILLTVALLTLKKTSQTNEPTSHT; via the coding sequence ATGGTCCGAGTAAGCAGCTCCAAAGCTGTATCAGGTTATATCATGGCCCTTACGGCGGCAGTTTTGTGGGGCATCTCCGGGACAGTTGCTCAATTTTTATTTGAACAAAAATCCATTGCGCCCGATTGGTTGGTTACTTGGAGAATGCTGATTGCGGGCATCATTTTGTTGAGCTATGGTTTTAGCAAGGCTGGAGCTGATATACAGCATATTTGGAAAAAACCCAAAGATGGGCTTGAACTTTTTCTCTTTGGTGCTATTGGCATGGTCACCGTGCAGTACACCTACTTCTACAGCATCTCTCTATCCAATGCAGCCACTGCTACCATCCTACAATATGTCGGACCCGTATTTGTAGTGGCTTTTTATGCTATCAAATACAGAAGATGGCCCACTTGGCGAGAGTATGCCGCGCTTGTTTTGGCAAGTGTAGGAATCTTTTTGCTGGTAACCCATGGAACCATTGAAAGTTTGGTCATCTCTAAAGATGCCATCATCTGGGGGATTTTATCGGCTTTGGCTTTGGCCTTTTATACCATACAACCTGTGCAACTCTTGCAGAGATTTTCCTCTAACACAGTCACTGCTTGGGGCATGCTAATTGGAGGTGTAACCTTTGCCCTGTACACACAACCTTGGTATTGGAGTGGTATTTGGGACATAGAAACTTATTTAGCAGTTGGCTTTATCATTGTTTTCGGAACAGTTATTCCATTTTCAATTTTCTTACATTCATTGAATCTGATTGGTGCACAAACAGCGTCTTTACTGTGCAGTGTGGAACCTTTGTCAGCAGCAATTACCGCAGTAGTTTGGCTAGGTATCTTATTTACCGGAATGGATTGGTTGGGAACTATCCTGATTCTTCTTACCGTTGCTTTACTAACCCTCAAAAAAACATCCCAAACAAATGAGCCAACATCCCACACTTAG
- a CDS encoding CotH kinase family protein: MKLFQNFRFIESFRFIFLGMLFSLLACQEKIQPDVLPKGDDGQVFAIDVGDSEIPYLVINTNGADIPYEPRIPAMMKVYEGKKLKQEQRIGIEFRGKTSFRLSQKKGFNIESIDAGGDGVDVSFLGMPKEEDWRLVGHVVNLNEKYIWDQTLMYNDVGYELSRSIGKYASRSKFVEIEVNGEYLGVYSFMEKLKRDTHRIDVKSLNANSTNLSGGYILTIDKTSVGDAGIGKPLSYFYSNWDDDARYTPEIGFRSQYDIFGNFIDFEPYGPPYHANMYLETYFLYEYPKDRNITPAQKEFIAQYMYDFESALLRDDFTKGERSYADYVSLESFVDYFLINELCRNVDAYRLSTFLQKDRDGKLEMGPVWDMNIGFDQGDRIPMNSWVIRYNNLVSNDPWMIHFWWPRLMEDQEFRTLIKQRWTNFRNGPLSNVAMAQMVDSKADYLQKNGAVLRNYAKWDQGIGVNYAQAVANLKNYLTQRAAWMDGEIMGF; the protein is encoded by the coding sequence ATGAAATTATTTCAAAACTTTCGTTTTATAGAGTCTTTTCGATTCATTTTTTTGGGGATGCTTTTTTCTTTGCTGGCATGCCAGGAAAAAATCCAGCCAGATGTACTGCCAAAAGGGGATGATGGACAAGTTTTTGCCATTGATGTGGGAGATAGTGAAATCCCTTATTTGGTCATCAATACCAATGGAGCGGATATCCCATATGAGCCAAGGATTCCAGCCATGATGAAAGTGTATGAAGGGAAAAAGCTCAAGCAAGAACAAAGGATCGGGATTGAGTTTAGGGGCAAGACGAGCTTTAGATTATCCCAGAAAAAGGGTTTCAACATCGAAAGTATTGATGCTGGAGGGGATGGTGTCGATGTATCTTTCTTGGGTATGCCTAAAGAAGAGGATTGGAGGCTTGTGGGGCATGTGGTCAACTTGAACGAAAAATACATTTGGGACCAAACGTTGATGTACAATGATGTAGGGTATGAGCTTTCAAGAAGCATTGGTAAGTATGCTAGTAGGAGCAAATTTGTAGAAATTGAAGTCAATGGAGAGTATCTTGGAGTGTATTCTTTTATGGAAAAGCTCAAAAGGGATACCCATCGTATTGACGTCAAGTCTCTCAATGCGAATTCTACCAATTTATCTGGAGGCTATATTTTGACAATTGATAAAACATCGGTAGGAGATGCTGGTATTGGAAAACCCCTCTCTTATTTTTACTCTAATTGGGATGATGATGCGAGGTATACTCCAGAAATTGGATTCCGGAGTCAATATGATATTTTTGGCAATTTTATAGATTTCGAACCGTATGGACCGCCCTATCATGCCAACATGTATTTGGAAACCTATTTTTTGTATGAGTATCCAAAAGATAGAAACATTACTCCTGCGCAGAAGGAGTTTATAGCTCAGTACATGTATGATTTTGAATCAGCCTTGCTCAGAGATGATTTCACAAAAGGCGAACGAAGCTATGCGGATTATGTGAGCTTGGAAAGTTTTGTGGATTACTTTCTTATCAACGAGCTTTGTCGTAATGTGGATGCGTATCGCTTAAGTACATTTTTACAAAAAGATAGAGATGGAAAATTGGAAATGGGACCGGTGTGGGACATGAACATTGGCTTTGATCAAGGGGATCGCATTCCTATGAATAGTTGGGTTATTCGATACAATAACTTAGTCTCCAATGATCCTTGGATGATCCATTTTTGGTGGCCAAGATTAATGGAAGATCAGGAGTTTAGGACTTTGATTAAGCAGCGGTGGACAAATTTTAGAAATGGACCCCTCTCTAATGTTGCAATGGCACAAATGGTAGACAGCAAAGCAGATTATTTGCAAAAGAATGGAGCTGTGCTCCGAAATTATGCCAAATGGGATCAAGGAATAGGAGTAAATTATGCGCAAGCTGTAGCTAACTTGAAAAATTATCTAACACAACGAGCCGCTTGGATGGATGGAGAAATTATGGGGTTTTAG
- a CDS encoding Crp/Fnr family transcriptional regulator, with product MMGVKGDITQYLKKHFDHFEEGLKKEIAELGELVLFPADELIMDIGQKVEQIPLIVNGIVKVFREDEDDHEIFLYYLEPGEACAITLICSAREGYSKIKAIPVEDTTVIVLPISKLDEWMPKYQSWYFFVMDSYQDRFEELLKVVDAVAFRQMDERLLEYLHKTAEASNSKFIKETQAQIALELNSSREVVGRLLKKLEQQGRVIVNRTQIELLE from the coding sequence ATGATGGGGGTTAAAGGGGATATTACTCAATACTTGAAAAAACATTTTGACCATTTTGAAGAGGGTCTCAAAAAAGAGATTGCTGAATTAGGGGAATTGGTGCTTTTTCCAGCAGATGAGCTGATCATGGATATTGGTCAAAAGGTAGAGCAAATACCATTGATAGTCAATGGGATAGTGAAGGTTTTTAGAGAGGATGAAGATGACCATGAAATATTCCTCTATTATTTAGAACCTGGGGAAGCTTGTGCGATCACATTGATTTGTTCGGCTAGAGAAGGGTACTCCAAGATCAAAGCCATTCCGGTAGAGGATACAACTGTGATTGTGTTACCAATCAGCAAGTTGGATGAATGGATGCCTAAATACCAGTCATGGTACTTTTTTGTGATGGATAGTTATCAGGATCGGTTCGAAGAACTGCTGAAAGTGGTGGACGCCGTAGCGTTTAGGCAAATGGACGAACGCTTACTGGAGTATTTGCATAAAACAGCAGAGGCGAGTAATTCAAAATTCATCAAAGAAACTCAAGCACAGATTGCTTTGGAACTCAATTCTAGCAGAGAAGTAGTGGGTAGATTATTGAAAAAACTGGAACAACAGGGTAGAGTCATAGTAAACCGAACCCAAATTGAATTACTGGAATAA
- a CDS encoding Gfo/Idh/MocA family protein: MAEDKKLFKGFSRRDLLKSLGGIPILGAVWFAGINHDKKSKLERDFLLEKLNIKATPPPESGPMSGEPLRIGVIGFGIRGEQLMRSLGFATNEWLEEMAENERKNPNDMRLADFKAQENLNVKLSGICDIFDVRAENALRSFNTNDNTCKRYDTYLDMIHSGEIDAIIIATPDHWHAPMAQAAIEAGIHVYLEKPMTHTIEETYTLREACRKNPTAVFAVGHQHRQTQSFLTAMDALEKNTLGHVSLIMTTTNRNDDNGAWQYDIHPEASPETINWNAFLGTAPQVPFNTEHFFRWRKWWAYGSGLSGDLLTHDYDRINCILKMGIPKYVTASGGIYTHRDGRNVPDVMHVNMEFPEFSTGGTQRESKEKGMTFVYSATLGNQFERGTVLMGHDASMKLGNTLSIYADPRSTKYRDLLDDGRIDPNVPIFQYDPSASGVDAVTSATAKYFADKGLLWTYRDGKRVDSTFLHIREWLSCIRNGGEPSCGIQEGFEEAIAAHMAGLSYKIGRKIAWDEASESIIALPGEDLDAILLNNEV, encoded by the coding sequence ATGGCAGAAGATAAAAAATTATTCAAAGGGTTTTCGAGAAGAGACTTGTTGAAAAGCCTAGGAGGCATTCCTATTTTGGGAGCAGTTTGGTTTGCGGGAATCAATCATGATAAAAAAAGTAAGCTAGAAAGAGATTTTCTACTTGAAAAACTCAATATCAAAGCCACTCCTCCACCCGAAAGTGGCCCCATGAGTGGTGAACCTTTAAGGATTGGGGTGATTGGTTTTGGGATCAGAGGAGAGCAGTTGATGCGCTCACTAGGCTTTGCCACGAATGAGTGGCTGGAAGAGATGGCAGAAAACGAGCGAAAAAACCCTAATGATATGCGACTGGCAGACTTCAAAGCACAAGAAAATCTGAATGTCAAGCTAAGCGGTATTTGTGACATCTTTGATGTAAGGGCTGAAAATGCACTCAGATCATTCAACACCAATGACAATACCTGTAAGCGCTACGATACTTACCTGGATATGATCCATAGTGGGGAAATTGATGCAATTATCATCGCTACTCCTGACCATTGGCATGCCCCAATGGCCCAAGCAGCCATAGAAGCAGGAATTCATGTGTATCTGGAAAAACCAATGACTCACACGATTGAGGAGACATACACACTACGGGAAGCTTGCAGAAAAAATCCAACAGCAGTATTTGCGGTAGGTCATCAGCACCGACAGACCCAAAGTTTCCTTACCGCTATGGATGCCTTGGAAAAAAATACCCTTGGACATGTTTCGCTGATCATGACCACTACGAACCGTAACGATGACAATGGAGCCTGGCAATACGATATACATCCAGAAGCATCCCCTGAAACCATCAATTGGAACGCTTTCTTGGGAACAGCACCCCAAGTACCTTTTAACACCGAGCATTTTTTCCGATGGAGAAAGTGGTGGGCCTATGGTTCCGGTTTATCGGGAGACTTATTGACCCATGACTATGACCGTATCAATTGCATTTTGAAAATGGGCATTCCTAAATATGTGACAGCATCCGGGGGAATTTACACTCATAGAGATGGTAGGAATGTCCCCGATGTCATGCATGTCAATATGGAGTTTCCGGAGTTTAGCACGGGGGGAACACAACGAGAATCAAAAGAAAAAGGGATGACCTTTGTTTACAGTGCCACGCTAGGAAATCAATTTGAAAGAGGAACTGTATTGATGGGGCATGATGCCAGTATGAAACTAGGAAATACACTAAGCATCTACGCAGACCCAAGATCAACCAAATACCGTGACTTATTAGATGATGGTAGGATCGATCCCAATGTCCCCATATTTCAGTATGACCCAAGCGCAAGTGGAGTAGATGCAGTCACCTCAGCTACGGCCAAATACTTTGCAGACAAAGGCTTATTATGGACGTATCGGGATGGGAAAAGAGTGGACTCTACCTTTTTGCATATACGCGAATGGCTGAGCTGTATCCGAAATGGAGGAGAGCCAAGTTGCGGTATTCAGGAAGGATTTGAAGAGGCCATAGCTGCCCATATGGCCGGACTTTCGTACAAAATTGGCAGAAAAATAGCATGGGATGAAGCAAGTGAATCCATCATCGCACTGCCTGGAGAGGATTTGGATGCGATTCTGTTAAATAACGAAGTTTAA
- a CDS encoding aminotransferase class I/II-fold pyridoxal phosphate-dependent enzyme, translated as MSQHPTLSQRGKAAATNAMRVDLELYYQALENPYHPQENPSGAIPMNMAENHLGWELLKAKMEQISAEQTIPDWVASYGDPAGVLSFRESVCNYFNHFLQPEKGLDAARLACSAGATGVIEMTSFLLANSGDTAVIPAPSYPVYTADLQVFSGIQRFDLTDDLSIAALATAKSTIETSGSQFKLLILTQPNNPSGKIYNPETLGILSDWCIANRIHLIVNEIYALSLLDITHPAIQEDYQDTYPFQTFLSIIEHKKSPYLHFWYSFSKDLGISGFRIGTLYSHNDELIQGYRNVGLSHCISNHTQWLLQEVLKDVDFMEKFIAHGQEALTENYIAIVMSLKKLRIPYTPSRGSLFVWLNLSEFLSENSTSGEEKLWLEIFEKTGILLTPTNGFGHLEKGWFRMVISSQTLLAIKEAMKRLAAFVESKRINI; from the coding sequence ATGAGCCAACATCCCACACTTAGTCAAAGAGGCAAGGCTGCCGCAACAAACGCCATGCGGGTAGACTTGGAACTGTACTACCAAGCACTGGAAAACCCCTATCATCCACAGGAGAATCCTTCTGGAGCGATTCCTATGAACATGGCTGAAAACCATTTGGGTTGGGAATTGCTCAAGGCTAAAATGGAACAAATCAGTGCTGAACAAACCATACCCGATTGGGTAGCAAGTTATGGAGACCCTGCCGGTGTCTTAAGTTTCCGTGAGTCAGTCTGTAACTATTTCAATCATTTTCTTCAGCCTGAAAAAGGTCTTGATGCAGCAAGACTTGCCTGTTCCGCTGGCGCTACAGGGGTGATTGAAATGACAAGCTTTTTGCTAGCAAACTCAGGCGATACGGCTGTTATCCCTGCTCCAAGCTATCCAGTATATACAGCAGATCTACAGGTATTTTCAGGAATTCAACGCTTTGATTTGACGGATGACTTGTCTATTGCAGCCTTAGCAACTGCCAAATCGACCATAGAGACTTCAGGAAGCCAATTCAAATTACTGATCCTAACTCAGCCAAACAACCCTTCCGGAAAAATTTATAACCCAGAGACATTGGGAATACTTTCAGACTGGTGTATTGCAAATCGAATTCATCTGATTGTCAATGAAATTTATGCGCTTTCCTTGTTGGACATCACCCATCCTGCAATCCAGGAAGATTATCAAGACACGTACCCATTCCAGACTTTTTTATCCATCATCGAGCATAAAAAAAGCCCTTATCTCCACTTTTGGTATTCTTTCTCCAAGGATCTAGGGATTTCAGGCTTTCGGATTGGGACCTTGTATTCGCATAACGACGAACTTATCCAAGGTTACAGAAATGTAGGACTGTCACATTGCATCTCTAATCATACCCAATGGCTATTGCAGGAAGTTTTGAAGGATGTTGACTTTATGGAAAAGTTTATAGCTCATGGACAAGAAGCCCTCACAGAAAACTATATAGCTATCGTGATGAGCCTTAAAAAACTTAGAATCCCATATACTCCTTCCCGTGGCAGTCTATTTGTATGGCTCAATCTTTCTGAATTTTTATCAGAAAACAGTACTTCAGGAGAAGAAAAACTATGGCTTGAAATCTTTGAAAAAACAGGCATTCTCTTAACTCCAACGAATGGCTTTGGTCATCTAGAAAAGGGATGGTTCCGAATGGTGATTTCGAGTCAAACTCTCTTGGCTATCAAAGAAGCTATGAAGAGACTTGCTGCTTTTGTTGAAAGCAAACGAATAAATATATAA
- a CDS encoding M48 family metalloprotease: MHKFVFSFILVLLTGLVGAQDVIQLKGVLLRSAGEYAAGDTITLVSQRMKFDGITKQYGYISYGNRKFIDEDRVTILNPEMDFWEEVWFTNRADEITKVGWEQEKRQELYEDAMDYYTTALKNNLIFEDELLSDYLYQLTLAIHPFEMLKERQRNFSILVLKSPEETSFAFDNGMIVLTTGLLATLKTEEQLIHLLAENISHVVLEHNLINFNRALKAERNARIWGTITAVAAATAMAVDEVNTGRWHDYGLAADLGASVYFLSRNTRSNIGAEYTMEQRNLANKTARQFLRTYPEVVNHDEIAFITQLAPAISVAAWTQFHFKHYGTAYQMIQRLEDHGLTTDMDYFLMSRIIRKQYNDLESNQLALAYIEKGRAKSWEEFPELYKEEGLIYQRLGEFDKAIEAFSNYRNHLSSLRDKGQFVDLELRSIDQFIQRTSNLSKRVTEKQE; encoded by the coding sequence ATGCACAAATTTGTTTTTTCATTTATCCTCGTATTACTGACAGGGTTAGTTGGCGCACAGGATGTCATTCAGTTAAAGGGGGTCTTACTCAGGTCTGCTGGAGAATATGCAGCTGGAGACACCATCACCCTAGTCTCCCAACGAATGAAATTTGATGGAATCACCAAACAATATGGATACATCAGTTACGGGAATCGCAAATTTATTGATGAAGACCGAGTCACTATCTTAAACCCTGAGATGGATTTTTGGGAAGAAGTATGGTTTACCAACCGAGCTGATGAAATCACCAAAGTGGGTTGGGAACAAGAAAAGCGGCAGGAGCTCTACGAAGACGCCATGGACTATTACACAACCGCTTTGAAAAATAACCTGATTTTTGAAGATGAATTGTTAAGTGATTATTTGTATCAATTGACTTTGGCCATTCACCCGTTCGAAATGCTTAAAGAACGTCAGCGGAATTTCAGTATTCTAGTATTAAAATCCCCAGAAGAAACAAGTTTCGCTTTTGATAATGGAATGATTGTGTTGACAACTGGCTTGTTGGCTACATTAAAAACAGAGGAACAACTTATTCATCTACTGGCTGAAAATATTTCCCATGTGGTGTTAGAACATAATCTCATTAACTTCAACAGAGCCTTGAAAGCAGAAAGAAATGCACGCATCTGGGGTACTATCACAGCTGTAGCAGCTGCAACCGCTATGGCGGTCGATGAAGTCAATACAGGACGATGGCATGATTATGGATTGGCTGCAGATTTAGGTGCTTCTGTGTATTTTTTATCGAGAAATACCCGAAGTAATATTGGGGCTGAGTATACTATGGAACAACGGAATTTAGCAAATAAAACTGCACGTCAGTTTTTACGAACCTACCCAGAAGTTGTTAATCATGACGAAATAGCCTTTATCACACAGCTTGCCCCGGCCATCAGTGTGGCAGCTTGGACCCAATTTCACTTCAAGCATTATGGGACAGCCTACCAAATGATTCAGCGATTGGAAGATCATGGATTGACCACAGACATGGATTATTTCTTAATGAGCAGAATCATCAGAAAGCAATACAATGATTTAGAATCCAATCAACTTGCCTTAGCATACATTGAAAAAGGGCGAGCCAAATCATGGGAAGAATTCCCAGAGCTTTATAAAGAAGAAGGTTTAATTTATCAACGCCTAGGGGAATTTGACAAAGCAATTGAGGCATTTAGCAATTACCGTAATCACCTAAGCAGCCTTCGGGATAAAGGACAGTTTGTTGATTTAGAATTGAGAAGCATTGACCAATTTATTCAACGTACGAGTAATTTATCCAAAAGAGTGACTGAAAAACAAGAATAA
- a CDS encoding peroxiredoxin gives MNDQTTPSMPRIGDHAPDFKAMTTTGPMQFSEYINNSWTILFSHPADFTPVCTTEMSGFALEQKFFDEHKTKLVGLSIDSIHSHIAWVNNVKKNTGVLFEFPIIADIDMSVSKLYGMLQPGESETAAVRAVFFIDPIGKIRLIMYYPLNVGRNMDEIKRVLVALQTADQNKCAMPLNWTPGEKVIVPPPKTVAEMLEREASDYEMVDFYLAKRSL, from the coding sequence ATGAACGATCAAACAACACCTAGTATGCCAAGAATCGGGGATCATGCACCGGATTTCAAAGCAATGACGACCACAGGTCCCATGCAGTTTTCAGAATATATCAACAATAGCTGGACAATTTTATTTTCGCATCCTGCGGACTTTACACCAGTTTGTACTACAGAGATGTCTGGATTTGCATTGGAACAAAAATTCTTTGATGAGCACAAAACCAAATTGGTAGGATTGAGTATCGATTCTATTCACTCACACATCGCATGGGTAAACAATGTAAAGAAAAACACAGGTGTGTTATTTGAATTCCCTATCATTGCAGATATCGATATGAGTGTGTCCAAGTTGTATGGAATGTTACAACCCGGAGAAAGCGAAACTGCTGCTGTAAGAGCTGTATTCTTCATCGACCCAATTGGGAAAATCCGATTGATCATGTATTACCCATTGAATGTGGGTAGAAATATGGACGAAATTAAACGAGTGTTAGTAGCCCTTCAAACTGCTGATCAAAACAAATGCGCGATGCCATTGAACTGGACACCTGGAGAAAAAGTGATCGTTCCGCCACCAAAAACTGTTGCTGAAATGTTGGAAAGAGAAGCTTCTGACTATGAAATGGTTGATTTTTATCTAGCTAAAAGATCACTTTAA